In one Halichondria panicea chromosome 4, odHalPani1.1, whole genome shotgun sequence genomic region, the following are encoded:
- the LOC135335676 gene encoding prolyl 3-hydroxylase OGFOD1-like — MRMSIMLLFVASKPRGHTFWLSKIKKMKRASTFQSSDRSAPPAKKQLLEQTHPKVVYSINSDYRSANFQEKLSSTWRENGYFNDLATGAQLLCRPFQCCVLPKFIKTPVAMETSREGLLEGLTRELLRLKFYEKNNDLYQFHQSNDLKKFTDYRCISALRCLLREQCLPWLRQVTGLQLTDTIDITCSKYEYTDVLLCHDDELEGRRIAFILYLVPEWSKEDGGSLDLFTVDGKGQPSSICQSLIPDSNNFIFFDVNAVSFHQVSEVLSTKTRLSVSGWFHGPPPVRAPPYKDIARPLHPPLPMGLEVLSDWINPVYLDIGVYEQIQGQFEEESQVELPDFLLDNKYQQICEDMKECKVTVVGPANKRRVHRLSPEDALGQLLRVLTSQPFCLLLSHLTGLDLAENVIRDSADSAVVDDEGLSASPTSRDGSVGPSMLEVNKINGEQSFENDEDGGVKDVGEPSVKCTTTNSVQSENLVQNAVALCHCDVYRWCHGDYTLAGDEGTGRFVLDAQLHCCSDDWSPDYGGVVSYIAKDADEELLSIVPRPNALSLVYKEPDTLSFTKYVNHRASEGVWLNTIQATYVENTDSNS; from the exons ATGCGCATGTCGATTATGTTGTTGTTTGTTGCCTCCAAACCACGTGGACACACCTTCTGGCTTAGCAAGATCAAGAAGATGAAAAGAGCTTCCACTTTTCAAAGTTCTGACCGTTCAGCACCACCAGCAAAGAAGCAGCTGCTAGAGCAGACCCACCCAAAAGTAGTATACTCTATAAATTCAGATTACAGAAGTGCAAACTTCCAGGAAAAGCTATCGTCAACTTGGAG AGAAAATGGATACTTCAATGATT TGGCCACTGGTGCACAGTTACTATGTCGACCGTTTCAATGTTGCGTACTTCCCAAGTTCATTAAGACCCCTGTAGCCATGGAGACGAGTCGTGAGGGGCTCCTTGAGGGACTCACGAGGGAACTGCTTAGACTAAAGTTTTACGAGAAAAACAACGACCTTTATCAGTTTCATCAG TCGAATGATCTGAAGAAGTTCACTGACTACCGATGTATATCAGCCCTAAG GTGTCTTCTGAGAGAGCAGTGTCTTCCTTGGTTGAGACAAGTGACGGGTCTGCAGCTAACTGACACCATTGACATCACATGCTCGAAGTATGAGTATACAG ATGTCCTGCTTTGCCATGACGATGAGTTGGAGGGACGGAGGATTGCGTTCATCCTCTACCTGGTCCCAGAGTGGAGCAAGGAGGACGGTG GTTCTTTAGACCTCTTTACTGTTGACG GCAAGGGCCAGCCCAGTTCCATTTGTCAGAGTCTGATTCCAGACTCTAACAACTTTATCTTCTTTGATGTTAACGCCGTCTCCTTTCATCAG GTATCGGAGGTACTGAGCACAAAGACTCGACTCTCGGTCAGTGGTTGGTTTCACGGCCCACCCCCTGTCAGAGCACCTCCATATAAGGACATCGCGAGACCCCTTCATCCTCCACTACCTATGGGC CTGGAAGTGCTGAGTGACTGGATCAACCCAGTGTACCTGGACATTGGAGTGTATGAGCAGATACAGGGACAGTTCGAAGAGGAGTCACAAGTAGAGCTACCAGACTTCTTACTG gacaACAAGTATCAGCAGATCTGTGAAGATATGAAAGAATGTAAGGTGACTGTGGTTGGCCCTGCAAATAAAAG ACGTGTTCATCGGTTGAGCCCTGAGGACGCACTGGGCCAGCTGCTCCGAGTGCTCACCTCCCAGCCGTTCTGTCTCCTCCTCTCACACCTCACCGGGCTGGATCTGGCGGAGAATGTCATTAGAGActctgctgactcagctgttGTTGATG ATGAAGGATTATCAGCTTCACCCACCTCTCGGGACGGCTCAGTTGGTCCCTCCATGTTAGAGGTTAATAAAATAAatggagaacaaagctttgAAAATGATGAAGATGGCGGGGTTAAAGACGTTGGTGAACCGAGTGTTAAGTGCACAACAACAAACTCTGTACAAAGTGAAAACTTAGTGCAAAATGCGGTTGCCCTGTGTCATTGTGATGTGTACCGCTGGTGTCATGGTGACTACACTCTGGCAGGGGATGAGGGGACCGGGAGATTTGTACTGGACGCACAACTACATTGTTGCTCAGACG ATTGGTCACCTGACTATGGAGGTGTGGTCTCTTATATTGCTAAGGATGCTGACGAGGAG CTGCTGTCAATAGTCCCTCGTCCCAATGCCCTCTCCCTGGTCTACAAAGAGCCAGACACTCTCTCATTCACAAAGTATGTCAACCACCGGGCCtcggagggggtgtggcttaacACCATACAAGCAACCTATGTAGAGAATACTGACTCTAACTCTTAA